The Xanthomonas indica sequence GTTCGACGGGCGCGACATCAACCGCGTCAAGTACATGGATGGCCGCGGGCGGGTACGCTATATGGACGACCCGCAGCCTGGCCGTACGGCGCCGCCGCGGGCGCCGCGCTCGGGCGAGCCTCCCGAGCCACCACGCGACGATCACCCGTGAGTCCGGATAGTTCGGTTCAGGTTCCACACACCGCCCCGGCCACCGGCCACCTGTAAGTTACTAGGGAGAGTTCATGCGTATCCTTCTGGTCGAAGACGAAGCTCCGCTGCGAGAGACCCTGGCCGCTCGCCTGAAGCGCGAAGGCTTTGCGGTGGATGCGGCGCAGGACGGCGAGGAAGGCCTGTACATGGGCCGCGAAGTGCCCTTCGACGTGGGCATCATCGATCTCGGCCTGCCGAAGATGTCGGGCATGGAGCTGATCAAGGCGCTGCGCGACGAAGGCAAGAAGTTTCCGGTGCTGATCCTGACCGCGCGTTCCAGCTGGCAGGACAAGGTCGAAGGCCTCAAGCAGGGCGCCGACGACTACCTGGTCAAGCCGTTCCACGTCGAAGAGCTGCTGGCGCGCGTCAACGCGCTGCTGCGCCGCGCCGCCGGCTGGAGCAAGCCGACCCTGGAATGCGGTCCGGTCGCGCTGGACCTGGCGGCGCAGACCGTCAGCGTCAGTGGCAGCAACGTGGACCTGACCAGCTACGAGTACAAGGTGCTCGAGTACCTGATGATGCACGCCGGCGAACTGGTCTCCAAGGCCGACCTGACCGAGCACATCTACCAGCAGGATTTCGACCGCGACTCCAACGTGCTCGAAGTCTTCATCGGCCGCCTGCGCAAGAAGCTGGACCCGGACGGCGAGTTGAAGCCGATCGAGACCGTGCGCGGCCGCGGCTACCGGTTCGCGATTCCGCGCACCGAAGGCTGATCGCAGGCGCCGGCGAGCACACCGAGGAAGCGACCGCGTGGCGGCACGACCCAGGTGGTACAAGCGCTGGCGCCCGCGTTCGTTGCAGGCGCGCCAGCTGCTCGCCGCCAGCCTCAGTCTGCTGGCGTTCCTGGCCGCCGCAGGTTATGCACTGGACCAGGCCTTCGCCGACACCGCGTTGAGCAACCTGCGCGAGCGCCTGAAGAGCTACGCCACGGCCTACGCCAACAACATCGACGTCGCCCGCGATGGTTCGCTGTACATCAACAACGACAAGCCGCCGCCGGACCCGCATTTCGACCGGCCCGGCAGTGGCCTGTACGCGCAGATCGTGATGCCCAACGAGCGCTGGATCTCGATGTCCAGCGAAGGCCCGCTGCCGCCGCGCGGCGGCATGCTCGAACCGCGCCAGGAAACCTTCGACGGGCCCTGGCCGATGACCCAGATCGACGGCAGCGAAGGCGAGGTCTACCGCTATGGCATCGGCCTGGCCTACGTGCGCCGCGACAAGGAAACCCCGGTCACCATCTACATCATGGAGGACACCCGCGCGCTGGGCGCGCAGCTGCGTGTGTTCCGCGGCCGGGTGTGGTTCAACCTCGGCGGAGCCGGCCTGATCCTGCTGGTGCTGCAGGCCTTCATCCTGCAATGGAGCCTGCGCCCGCTGCGGCGGGTGATCAACGAACTGACCAAGGTGCAGCGCGGCGAAGCGGTGCGCATGGGCGATCGCCATCCGCGCGAGCTGGAACCGCTGACCGACAGCATCAACGCCTTCATCGAGAGCGAGCGCGAGAACCTGGACCGCCAGCGCAACACCCTGGCCGACCTGGCGCACAGCCTGAAGACGCCGCTGGCGGTGCTGCGCACCCAGCTCGACAGCGGCGCGCAGGGGCCGGAGCTGCGTGAAGAGCTGGACGTGCAGCTGCGGCGCATGAACAACCTGGTGTCCTACCAGTTGGCCCGCGCCGCCTCCAGCGGCCACAAGCTGTTCGCCGCGCCGCTGCCGATCGAGCCCAACGCCGAGGAGATCGTGCGCGGCCTGGAGAAGGTCTACGCGGCCAAGGGCGTGCTGTGCGAGTTCGACATCGAGCCGAGCGCGCGCTTCCACGGCGAACCCGGCGACCTGCAGGAACTGCTCGGCAACCTGCTGGAGAACGCGTTCAAGTGGGCGCGCCGGCGGGTGCTGCTGAGCGTGCGCCCGGAACCGGCCGCCGGCAGCCGCCGCGCCGGCCTGATCATCGCGGTGGAGGACGACGGCCCCGGCATCGCGCCGGAGGAAGTGGCGCACATCCTGCAGCGCGGCGTGCGCGGCGACGAGCGCGTGCACGGCCACGGCATTGGCCTGGCGATCGTGCAGGACCTGGTCAAGGGCTACCGCGGCGAACTGCAAGTCAGCCGCTCCGAGGAACTGGGCGGGGCGCGCTTCCTGGTCACCTTGCCGCCGGGGTTGTAGGCGCAGCGACGCCTCGGCGCCGGTCCGGGATCGGCATCCCGCAGCGCCCTGCCAACCGCGCCGGGCTCACCTGGGCCAGCGCCGCTGCACCGCAGCAGCAGGTGAATCCCGTGCAAATGTCCGCCGCCTTTCCGACAGTGGCTTAACGCGACCGGCGTCCAGCTGGCGATACTGCGCCGGTCTTCACGCCGCTTTTCGTCCAGGAGCCCCGCATGTCCGCATCCCGGCATCGTCCTGCAGCAACGCGTCTGCGCGTGCGCGGCCGGCGTGTGTTGCGCAACACCCAGCGGCTGCTGTTGTCGCTGCTGCTGGTGCTGTTCACCGTTGCCGCCATCGCCGCCACCGACAAGGTGATCAAGCGCGACGACGCGCGCTGGCTGCAGTCGATGACCATCGGCCTGGACAGCGCCAGCGTGGCGCAGTTCGAGCGCGCCGGCCGCAAGCGCTTCCTGCGCGAGCAACTGCAGGCCGACGACGCGGGCGACGCCAGCCTGCCGGCGCCGGTACGCGCGCAACTGGACGGATACGCGGCGCTGCACACGCCGGTGCAGGAACTGCTCAAACAGCAGGCCGCCGCGCAACAGGCGATCAAGGCCATGCCGGACGGCGACGCCAAGGTCGCGGCGAAGAAGGCCGCGCAACAGCGCGGCGACCTGTTGTTGAATCAGGCACGCCAGGCGCAGTTGCTGCGCGCCATCTACGCGCCGGACCAGCTGCGCGAGCAGATGGTGTGGTTCTGGCTCAACCACTTCAGTGTGTTCGCCGACAAGGGTCGCCTGCGCTGGACCGTGGCCGACTACGCCGACAACGCGATCCGCCCGCACGCGCTGGGCAAGTTCTCCGACCTGGTGATGGCGACGCTGCAGAGCCCGGCGATGCTGGAGTACCTGGACAACGCGCAGAACGCCAAGGGCAAGGTCAACGAGAACTACGCGCGCGAGTTGATGGAGCTGCACACCCTTGGCGTCGATGCCGGCTACACGCAGAAGGACGTGCAGCAACTGGCGCTGATCCTCACCGGCGTCGGCATCGCCCCGGTCGACCGCGACGGGCCGCCGAAGCTGCCGCCGGCGCTGCAGGGGCAGTATCTGCGCCGCGGCGCGTTCGAGTTCAATCCCGCCCGGCACCAGCCCGGCGACAAGACCCTGCTCGGCCAGCGCATCGCCGGCGGCGGTTTCGACGAGGTCGAGCGCGCGGTGCAACTGATCGTGCGCCAGCCGGCGTGCGCGCATTTCATCTCGCGGCAGCTGGCCGACTACTTTGTCGCCGACGACCCGCCGCCGGCGCTGGTGGAGAAGATGGCGCGCACCTTCCAGCGCAGCGATGGCGACATCGCCGCGGTGCTGCAGGTGATGTTCACCGCGCCGGAGATGGCCGCCGGTGCGCCGCGCAAGTTCAAGGATCCGTACCGGTTCCTGGTCTCGGCGCTGCGCCTGGCCTACGACGGGCAGACCATCGTCAATCCGCAACCGCTGCTGGGCTGGTTGAACCAGATGGGCGAGCCGAGCTTCGGACGCATCACCCCCGATGGCTGGTCGCTGCAATCCAGCGCCTGGAACAGTTCCGGGCAGATGGCGCAGCGCTTCGAGATCGCGCGCGCGATCGGCAACGGCAACACCCAGCTGTTCACCGTCGATGGGCAGCAGCGCGGTGGTTTTCCGCAACTGAGCACCCCGCTGTACTACCACGCGATCGAGCCGCAACTGAGCGATGCCACGCGCCAGGCGCTGGCGCAGGCGCGCTCGCAGCAGGAGTGGAACGGTTACCTGCTGGCGTCCCCCGACTTCAACTACCGCTGACTGCGGCCTTCGCCGCACGGAGATCCGTCATGCACCGTCGTCGCTTCCTGCTCGCGTCCGCCGCCGCCGCGGCGAGCCTGCCGTTCGCCGGGCGCCTGTTCGCCGCGCCTGCGCCGTCGCCGCGCCTGTTGGTGGTGTTCCTGCGCGGCGGCTACGACTGCAACAACCTGCTGGTGCCCTACGCCAGCGATTTCTACTACGCCTCGCGGCCGAGCCTGGCGATCGCCAAGCCGGATCCGGCCAATCCCAACAGCGCCATTGCGCTGGATACGCAGTGGGGCCTGAACCCGCGGCTGCGCGACACGCTGCTGCCGTTGTGGAACGACAAGCAACTGGCGTTCGTGCCGTTCGCCGGCACCGACGACCTGTCGCGCAGCCACTTCGAGACCCAGGACAGCATCGAGGCCGGGCAGCCGGCCGGGCAGCGCAGCGACTATCGCACCGGCTTCCTGGCGCGGCTGTCGCAAGTCGCCACCGGCACGCCGTCGATCGCCTTCACCGATTCGCTGCCGCTGAGTTTCCAGGGCGGCGGCGACATTCCCAATCTCTCGCTCAAGCGCAATCCGACCCCGGCCTTCGACCAACGCCAGGCCGATATCCTCGCCGGCATGTACCACGGCACGCAGTTGGCCAGCGCCGCGCACGACGGCCTGGCGCTGCGCCAGCAGGTCTCGCAGGCCCTGCGCGACGAGATGCAGCAGGCCAACCGCGGCGCCGCCAGCGCGCGCACCTTCGCCGACGAGACCCGCCGCATCGCCACGCTGATGCGCGAGCGCTACCGGCTCGGCTTCGTGGATGTCGGCGGCTGGGACACGCACGTCAACCAGGGCAGCACCGATGGCGCCCTGGCCAACAACCTGGCCAATCTGTCCGAGGGGCTGTCGGCCTATGCCGAGGCGTTGGGGCCGGAGTGGCGCAACACCGTGGTGGTGGTGCTGTCCGAGTTCGGCCGCACCTTCCGCGAGAACGGCGACAAGGGCACCGACCACGGCCACGGCACCACGTACTGGGTGCTGGGCGGCGGGGTCAATGGCGGCCGCATCGCCGGCGAGCAGGTGGCGGTGAGCAAGGACAAGCTGTTCCAGGACCGCGACTACCCGGTGCTGACCAACTACCGCGACATGTTCGCCGGCCTGCTCGGCCGCATGTGGGGCCTGTCGCCGACGCAGCTGCAGAAGGTGTTCCCGCAGGCGCATGCGCGGGATCTGAAGTTGGTGTGATGCGTTCTTCGCGGCGAAGGTCACCGCATAATCATTCGGGACATGTCCCGTAGGAGCGGCTTCAGCCGCGACAGGATGTCCCGGTAAAGCGCGTCACGGCTGAAGCCGCTCCTACGGGGCGACTTGCGTCCGGCGCGAGCGTGACGGATGTGGCCTCTGTGCCCTGAAAGTCGCTCTCACAGCTGCAGCCTGCAGCCGGCATGGTAGGTGCACTGTGGGAGGGACTTCAGTCCCGACGCTGTCCGCCCTCGGCTCCCGTCCCGCGTGCTGCGTCGCGTTCATCGCGGCGAAGACCGTTCCCTGTCACTGACGCACTGCCTGGAGACGCGATCGCGGCTTAGTCCGCAAACGGGGAGCGCCCATAGAACCGCACCAGATGCGCGGCCACCTCGGGCATCTCGCGCTGCAGGCGCTCCGGCGCGGAGAAGTGGTATTCGCTGACCACGGCGAAGAACTCTTCCGGCGCTTCGGCGGCGTAGGCATCGATCTCGCTGGCGCGGCCGCGGTCCACGCGTGCGCAGAAGGCGTCGTAGCTGCGCTGGAAATCGTCGGCCCATTGCCGCTGCCAGGCGCGCGGCAGCAGCGGCGTGCCGTCCAGGACGCCGTCGAGGGCGTCGAGCTTGTGCGCCATCTCGTGCACGGCCACGCAGTAGCCGGCACGCGGATCGTCCAGGTCGGCCTGCACGTCGGCCCAGGACAGGACCAACGGGCCGCTGTCCCAGGATTCGCCGATCAACTCGTCTTCCCACTCGTGCAGAACGCCGGCCGCGTCGACATGGCTGCGCTGCACGCGAAACGCGTCCGGGTAGACCAGCAGCTGCGACCAGCCGCTCATACCGCCGACACCGTACTCCAGCAGCGGCAGGCAGCACAGGGCGGCAAGCAGACCGCACTGCCGGGCATCCAGCTGCAGGCCGCCCAGCGGCGAGATGGTCTTGCGGTGCAGGAACGCGCTGGCCAGCGCGCGCAGCCGCTGTTCGCGCGGCGCATCCAGGGCCGCGACCCAGGCGCAGTCGCGGCGCACGGCCTGCCAGGTGGCGTCATCGATGGCGGCGGGCGTCGACCACAGTCCGCGCAGCCAGCGTGGAATCAGCGGAACATCCCCGGCAGGAAGCTGTGCCACTTCGGCATGCGCATGCGCGGCACCAGGTCGCTGTCGCTGCCGCCGCCCGTGGTGGTCGAGGCCGGCTTGCCGGTGGAGGCGGGCGCATGCGTCGTGGGCGGACGCGTCGGCGTGCTGTCGGCATCGGCCGCCTCGCCGTAGGTGCAGTCGGTGTGCGGCTTCTCCGCCAGCACGTTGGACGCGTGGGCGGCAGCCAGTGGCAGCAGCAACAGGAGCAGGCAGGACAGGGAACGGCGCATCGTCGGCATCCAGGGCGAGCGGCGGTGAATCCCGATTCTAACGCGGTTTTCACCCGCTGCAGGACCCCGGCCCTGGGCGCCCGAAGGGCGTTGCCGCATACTTTTCGGTTTACGAGGTCGCGCCGTTGCGCGCCCGGGGGCGAAACGAGGCGATGGAACCGGCGTTGGACGAGCGCGAACTGTTGGCTAGGCTCAGCCAGGGCCCCGTGTCCGGCGATGCCCTGGCGCGTGCCTGCGGGCTGACCCGGGCGGCGGTATGGAAGCGCATTCAGGCACTGCGCGCGGCTGGGGTGGAGATCGAGGGCCGGGCCGGCGAGGGCTATGGCCTGGCGCGGCCACTGGAACTGCTCGACCCCGCGGCGATCCGGGCCGGGCTGAGCGGGCCGGCCCGCACCGAGCTGGCCGGGCTGGAGGTCGCCTGGAGCCTGGTCTCCAGCAACACCACCCTGCTGCAGCGGCCGGCGCCGGCGCAGGGCAGCGACGTGCTGCTGGCCGAGCGCCAGACCGGCGGGCGCGGCCGCCGCGGCCGGGTCTGGGCCTCGCCGCTGGCGGCGCACCTGTACCTGTCGGTGGCGCGCAGTTTCCAGGGCGGGCTGGGCCGGCTGGGTGGCCTGAGCCTGGCGGCCGGCGTGGCGGTGGCCGAAGCCCTGCATACGGCCGGCTTCGCGACGGTCGGGCTGAAGTGGCCGAACGACCTGCTGGCCGACGGGCGCAAGCTGGGTGGCCTGCTGGTGGAAGGCGGTGGCGAGTTCGCCGGGCCGGCGCGGGCGGTGATCGGCCTGGGCCTGAACGTGGCGATGCCATCGGCCAGCGCCGCGGAGATCGACCAGCCGTGGACCGACTTGACCCGCCTGGCCGGTGGCGCAGTGTCGCGCAACGCGATCGCCGCGGCGGTGCTGTCGCACCTGCTGCCGGCGTTGGCGTTGTTCGACACCGAAGGGCTGGCGCCGTTCCTGCCGCGCTACGCCGCGCTGGATCTGCTGGCCGGACGCGCGGTGCGCATCGACGATGGCGGCCAGGTACGCGAAGGCACGGCGTTGGGGCTGGCCGAGGACGGCGCGCTGCGGGTGGCCTTCGCCGACGGCGAGCAGCCCGTGCATGCGGGCGACGTCAGCGTGAGGGCGGCATGAGCGACTGGCTGTTCGACCTGGGCAACTCGCGCTTCAAGTTCGCCGCGCTGGCGTACGGGCAGGTGGGCACGGTGCAGGCCTGGCCGCATGGTGCCGAAGCCATGGACGCGGCGGCGGTGGCGGCGCTGCCGCAGGGCGGCACCGCCTATGTCGCCAGCGTCGCCGCGCCGGCCCTGACCGCCACCGTGTTGGAGGCGCTGCGCACCCGCTTCGCGCAGGTGCAGGTGGCGCGTACCGAGGCCGTCTGCGCCGGGGTGCGGATCGCCTATGCGCGACCGCAGGCGTTCGGCGTGGACCGGTTCCTGGCCCTGCTCGCCGCGCATGGCGGCGGCGACGTGCTGGTGGTGGGCGTGGGAACGGCGCTGACCGTGGACCTGCTCGACCGCGACGGCCTGCATCGCGGCGGCCGCATCGCGCCGTCGCCGACCGTCATGCGCCAGGCCCTGCAGCAGAAAGCGGCGCAGCTGCCGGCCGAGGGCGGCGATTACCACGAGTTCGCCACCGACACCGCCGATGCGCTGGCTTCCGGCTGCGACGGCGCCGCGGTGGCGCTGATCGAACGCAGCCTGCAGCAGGGCGAGGCCCTGCTGGGGCGACGACCACGGCTGCTGTTGCATGGGGGTGGCGTGCCGCCGCTGTTGCACGCGCTGCCGCCCGCCGAGCAGCGCCCCGCGCTGGTCCTGGATGGATTGGCGCTGTGGGCGCAGGCACATGCCGCGGCCGGTGCCGCCTGAGCGGGCCGGCGCTGGCGGCTGCGGCGACGGCGCCGTGGCCGGGCGACCTTCGGCCAATGTCTCTCCCAAGCCGTACCGCACGCTCTAGAATCCGGCCATGCTCGTTCGCGCCCTGCTCGTCGTCCTGACCATCCTCAACCTCGGCGTCGCGGTGTGGTGGGCGATGCAGCCGCCGACCCCGCCGTCGGCGCCGATGCCGGCCGTGCCGGCCGGGGTGGCGACGTTGCAACTGGTCCACGAGGCGCCGTCGCCGGCCGCCACGCCGCCGCCGCCGGCGGCCGCACCTGCCGCTGCGCAGGACAGCGTCGCCGCCGCCGATGCGGCCGACTCCACTCCTGCACCGGCCAGCGCACCGGCGGCGGCCACGACCGCCGCGCCGGCAACCACGTCCACGCCGCCTGCCACCGCCCCTGCGCCCGCTCCCAGCCAGGCCCAGGCCGAGCCTGCGGCAGCGCCCGCCGCCGACGCAGCGGTGTGCCTGAGCGTAGGGCCGTACGCGGACCGCGACGCGGCGCAGGCGGCCGTCGCCACGCTGGCTCCGGGGGCGACGCGTCCGCGCCTGCGCGAGGCCGCCGACGGCGACGCCACCAGCTTCCGCGTGCTGCTGCCGACCATTGGCGGCGAGGACGGCCTCAGGCAGGCCACCGAGCGCATCGTCGCCGCCGGCATCCGCGACTATTACCCACTGCGCCAGGGCGATGCCGGCAATGCCATCGCCCTGGGCCAGTACCGCAGCCGCGAGGGCGCCGAGCGGCGCCGCCAGGAACTGGCCCGTGCCGGCTTCAACGCCGACCTAATCCCCAGCGGCGGCAACGGCCAGTCGCGCTGGTGGCTGGACTTGCGCGCCGACTCCGCCGCGCAGGCCGCGGTCCTGCGCCACCAGCTTGGCGCCGCGCGCCTGCGCACCGTGGACTGCGCCACGCTGCGCTAGAATGCGGCGCCTGCCGGCGTTCAGCGCCGCACCATCGGGCGTGTCGAGGTCCGCGCCAGCAGGTAGACTGCCCCGGGCCCGCCCGCAGGCGTCGTGCCCCTTGCCGCTTTAGCTCAGTCGGTAGAGCAACTGTCTTGTAAACAGTAGGTCATCCGTTCGATTCGGATAAGCGGCACCAAACCCACCTTTTCGGTGACTCCCAAACTTCCCCGTATTGGCACAAAGTCGCGCTAAGCAGGTTGTTCTCGGACCATGCGACGGCCACGCGTAGCATCGCCGGCATGCGCTACAAACTGCCTCCTGACTTCGAGTGGGAACCTACTAACCGATGGGCGCAGGATTGGCTTAGGTGCGGCATGCGGATCGTGGCCGGAGTCAGCCAGACAGCCATTCATGGGGCCTGGATTGCTGGCACCGCATCTGTCTCCGCGCCCCGTTCAGGTCGTTGCTATTCTTCTAGTCTCAATCCCTCCCGCGCGTACCGTAGGCGCGCGGGAGGCCAACCACAAGGATTGACTAGGACGTGACAGGTCTACCCAAGCCGCCCGTCGAGATAGAAGAAATTCTCGGGCGTTCAGAGCAGGGACGCACGCGACCTTTCCTTTGTCGTTGTGATGACGACGCGCTCTACTACGTTAAGGGCACGTTCGCCAATCGCCGCAGCTTGATTTGCGAATGGGTTGCTGGGAGATTGGCAACCGGATTTGGCCTCAACGTGCCTAGCTTTGAGATCGCGTACGCGCCTAAAGAGCTTGTAGAGTTGCACCCAGAGGGACGTGATCTCGGCTTCGGTCCCGTGTTCGCCTCTCAAGTTGCCCCGAATCTGAATGAAATACTTTTCACGCAACTCGGGCGCGTGCCGCTGAAAGTTCGGCAGGATGTGGTCGCATTCGATTGGTGGATCAACAATCCTGATCGCACCCTCACCGCCATGGGAGGCAACCCCAACCTGCTTTGGAATGCTAGTAGTGAGCAACTAGTGGTGATCGACCACAATCTGGCCTTCGACCCGGCCTTCGATGCCGGCGCATTCCGTGAGACTCACATCTTTCAGAATGAGTTCAATGCTTTGCGCGCTGATCTCGTGCTCATGGCACAATACGCAACTCGTATGCAGAAGACGTTAGAGTTGTGGGACCACACTTGGGAGTTGATTCCGGAAGAGTGGCTGTTCCACGATGACGAGCAGACTGTACCAATCGATTTCGACCCCGTCGCCTGCAGACAATTTTTGTCACGGTGTAGCACTGAGGAACTGTGGAGGCTCCCATGACTATGCGAGTCCCTTGCCAATACGCCATCATCCAATTCATGCCGTACCCAGAGACGGGTGAGTTCGCGAATGTTGGAGTTGTCCTCGCGTGTCCTCAGTTACGTTTTCTGGACACTCGTATTGCACCGATCAAACGCACAAAGCGTATTACTGACTTCTTCGAAGGGCTTGAAGCCAGGGTTTATCGGGAGGCCCTGCGGTACATCGAGGGCGACTTGATGAGGCTCGGTAGCGCTGTGAACTCTGGCGAAGTTCCAGCGCGGTTGGCTTTCGATGAAATTACTCGCCCTCGGGAGGCACTAATCCGGTTCGGAGCTACCCGTACGATCATGGCCTCTGACCATCCGCACAAGACGTTGCAGCTACTCTATGACCGATTTGTGGAGCGTGACTTCGCGACTAAGGAATATCACGAAACGACGATGCGCCAGCGTTTGGACGAGTTGCTTGTGACCGCTGACCTGCGTGCTTATTTCACTGATACATTCGTAGGCGACGAGGACTATCCAGTCAAATTTCCATTCGTTTCGACTGGCCCCACTGCTTCGCAGATTGTGATAAAGCCGCTCAATCTAACGCAAGAAGAGCCATATAAGATATTTGAGCATGGAAATTTGTGGATATCTAGGATAAATCGTCTTAGGAAACACAGAAGGCTTCCAAAAACAGTGCTTTTTGCCATTGATAAAGCTAGCGACGGAAAGAAAAGGCTCAAGGCTGCAGAGGAGGTCGCGGCTGATTTGCGCGAGGCCGGTGCTATTGTCGAACCATTGGTCCATACGGACGCTATTCTAAAAGTCGCTGAGATGGCAAAGCCCAACGACTGATTTTTACAAACCCCGCTACGGCGGGGTTTGCTTCAATGGTGCCGATCGCTATGGAACCTTGTTCGACTTCCACTCGGGAATAGCGGGCTATTGCTTTGCAGTTGTCTCGATTGCAGAACGCAAAATCACTGGCCAACCATGCGCGTCTAGGTAGTGCCGTATCCCATTCTACTGAAGAAACTTAGCCTGCCGAGCACGCTGGGGCGAGCGGCAAAGCTCTGCCACTTCACTGCGAGATAGGCATGGCTGAGGCATTAGCACTCTGTTCGCAGGTTACCCTCACCGTGCCGATGAACGCAGACAGGATA is a genomic window containing:
- a CDS encoding response regulator transcription factor — encoded protein: MRILLVEDEAPLRETLAARLKREGFAVDAAQDGEEGLYMGREVPFDVGIIDLGLPKMSGMELIKALRDEGKKFPVLILTARSSWQDKVEGLKQGADDYLVKPFHVEELLARVNALLRRAAGWSKPTLECGPVALDLAAQTVSVSGSNVDLTSYEYKVLEYLMMHAGELVSKADLTEHIYQQDFDRDSNVLEVFIGRLRKKLDPDGELKPIETVRGRGYRFAIPRTEG
- a CDS encoding sensor histidine kinase, whose amino-acid sequence is MQARQLLAASLSLLAFLAAAGYALDQAFADTALSNLRERLKSYATAYANNIDVARDGSLYINNDKPPPDPHFDRPGSGLYAQIVMPNERWISMSSEGPLPPRGGMLEPRQETFDGPWPMTQIDGSEGEVYRYGIGLAYVRRDKETPVTIYIMEDTRALGAQLRVFRGRVWFNLGGAGLILLVLQAFILQWSLRPLRRVINELTKVQRGEAVRMGDRHPRELEPLTDSINAFIESERENLDRQRNTLADLAHSLKTPLAVLRTQLDSGAQGPELREELDVQLRRMNNLVSYQLARAASSGHKLFAAPLPIEPNAEEIVRGLEKVYAAKGVLCEFDIEPSARFHGEPGDLQELLGNLLENAFKWARRRVLLSVRPEPAAGSRRAGLIIAVEDDGPGIAPEEVAHILQRGVRGDERVHGHGIGLAIVQDLVKGYRGELQVSRSEELGGARFLVTLPPGL
- a CDS encoding DUF1800 domain-containing protein, with product MSASRHRPAATRLRVRGRRVLRNTQRLLLSLLLVLFTVAAIAATDKVIKRDDARWLQSMTIGLDSASVAQFERAGRKRFLREQLQADDAGDASLPAPVRAQLDGYAALHTPVQELLKQQAAAQQAIKAMPDGDAKVAAKKAAQQRGDLLLNQARQAQLLRAIYAPDQLREQMVWFWLNHFSVFADKGRLRWTVADYADNAIRPHALGKFSDLVMATLQSPAMLEYLDNAQNAKGKVNENYARELMELHTLGVDAGYTQKDVQQLALILTGVGIAPVDRDGPPKLPPALQGQYLRRGAFEFNPARHQPGDKTLLGQRIAGGGFDEVERAVQLIVRQPACAHFISRQLADYFVADDPPPALVEKMARTFQRSDGDIAAVLQVMFTAPEMAAGAPRKFKDPYRFLVSALRLAYDGQTIVNPQPLLGWLNQMGEPSFGRITPDGWSLQSSAWNSSGQMAQRFEIARAIGNGNTQLFTVDGQQRGGFPQLSTPLYYHAIEPQLSDATRQALAQARSQQEWNGYLLASPDFNYR
- a CDS encoding DUF1501 domain-containing protein, with translation MHRRRFLLASAAAAASLPFAGRLFAAPAPSPRLLVVFLRGGYDCNNLLVPYASDFYYASRPSLAIAKPDPANPNSAIALDTQWGLNPRLRDTLLPLWNDKQLAFVPFAGTDDLSRSHFETQDSIEAGQPAGQRSDYRTGFLARLSQVATGTPSIAFTDSLPLSFQGGGDIPNLSLKRNPTPAFDQRQADILAGMYHGTQLASAAHDGLALRQQVSQALRDEMQQANRGAASARTFADETRRIATLMRERYRLGFVDVGGWDTHVNQGSTDGALANNLANLSEGLSAYAEALGPEWRNTVVVVLSEFGRTFRENGDKGTDHGHGTTYWVLGGGVNGGRIAGEQVAVSKDKLFQDRDYPVLTNYRDMFAGLLGRMWGLSPTQLQKVFPQAHARDLKLV
- a CDS encoding M90 family metallopeptidase, with amino-acid sequence MAQLPAGDVPLIPRWLRGLWSTPAAIDDATWQAVRRDCAWVAALDAPREQRLRALASAFLHRKTISPLGGLQLDARQCGLLAALCCLPLLEYGVGGMSGWSQLLVYPDAFRVQRSHVDAAGVLHEWEDELIGESWDSGPLVLSWADVQADLDDPRAGYCVAVHEMAHKLDALDGVLDGTPLLPRAWQRQWADDFQRSYDAFCARVDRGRASEIDAYAAEAPEEFFAVVSEYHFSAPERLQREMPEVAAHLVRFYGRSPFAD
- the birA gene encoding bifunctional biotin--[acetyl-CoA-carboxylase] ligase/biotin operon repressor BirA, with the protein product MEPALDERELLARLSQGPVSGDALARACGLTRAAVWKRIQALRAAGVEIEGRAGEGYGLARPLELLDPAAIRAGLSGPARTELAGLEVAWSLVSSNTTLLQRPAPAQGSDVLLAERQTGGRGRRGRVWASPLAAHLYLSVARSFQGGLGRLGGLSLAAGVAVAEALHTAGFATVGLKWPNDLLADGRKLGGLLVEGGGEFAGPARAVIGLGLNVAMPSASAAEIDQPWTDLTRLAGGAVSRNAIAAAVLSHLLPALALFDTEGLAPFLPRYAALDLLAGRAVRIDDGGQVREGTALGLAEDGALRVAFADGEQPVHAGDVSVRAA
- a CDS encoding type III pantothenate kinase, whose protein sequence is MSDWLFDLGNSRFKFAALAYGQVGTVQAWPHGAEAMDAAAVAALPQGGTAYVASVAAPALTATVLEALRTRFAQVQVARTEAVCAGVRIAYARPQAFGVDRFLALLAAHGGGDVLVVGVGTALTVDLLDRDGLHRGGRIAPSPTVMRQALQQKAAQLPAEGGDYHEFATDTADALASGCDGAAVALIERSLQQGEALLGRRPRLLLHGGGVPPLLHALPPAEQRPALVLDGLALWAQAHAAAGAA
- a CDS encoding SPOR domain-containing protein; protein product: MLVRALLVVLTILNLGVAVWWAMQPPTPPSAPMPAVPAGVATLQLVHEAPSPAATPPPPAAAPAAAQDSVAAADAADSTPAPASAPAAATTAAPATTSTPPATAPAPAPSQAQAEPAAAPAADAAVCLSVGPYADRDAAQAAVATLAPGATRPRLREAADGDATSFRVLLPTIGGEDGLRQATERIVAAGIRDYYPLRQGDAGNAIALGQYRSREGAERRRQELARAGFNADLIPSGGNGQSRWWLDLRADSAAQAAVLRHQLGAARLRTVDCATLR
- a CDS encoding HipA family kinase, with translation MTGLPKPPVEIEEILGRSEQGRTRPFLCRCDDDALYYVKGTFANRRSLICEWVAGRLATGFGLNVPSFEIAYAPKELVELHPEGRDLGFGPVFASQVAPNLNEILFTQLGRVPLKVRQDVVAFDWWINNPDRTLTAMGGNPNLLWNASSEQLVVIDHNLAFDPAFDAGAFRETHIFQNEFNALRADLVLMAQYATRMQKTLELWDHTWELIPEEWLFHDDEQTVPIDFDPVACRQFLSRCSTEELWRLP
- a CDS encoding DUF3037 domain-containing protein, whose product is MTMRVPCQYAIIQFMPYPETGEFANVGVVLACPQLRFLDTRIAPIKRTKRITDFFEGLEARVYREALRYIEGDLMRLGSAVNSGEVPARLAFDEITRPREALIRFGATRTIMASDHPHKTLQLLYDRFVERDFATKEYHETTMRQRLDELLVTADLRAYFTDTFVGDEDYPVKFPFVSTGPTASQIVIKPLNLTQEEPYKIFEHGNLWISRINRLRKHRRLPKTVLFAIDKASDGKKRLKAAEEVAADLREAGAIVEPLVHTDAILKVAEMAKPND